The Exiguobacterium acetylicum genome includes a window with the following:
- a CDS encoding acyltransferase family protein: MNRNPWFDNIKGFLVIFVVIGHMLTDLRFDYDGKLLETVYLLIYSFHMPLFIILSGYFFRENKYLRVIQLFAVYCVWQILIGSWATLGEGLPLLSGENIGTHLLRPYWALWYLFVMVVWYIVTPYVVHLRGYVWFGLAFALLYGFELENTGFLALRKLIMFYPYFLLGNYLSEHQFIRIFEMPKNFKRRMNVRLIGGITFAAVMAFLLFESWRDTPQEIVDFANAFKHRFPYVEQYDSDAWIGVLKHSVIYLLSIAASLGFMMLVPMRRLPLITRAGELSLYVYLLHVFFVMAWRQYVTDAFVPQAWLALLIMIGAALLIVGIIIHPLVVRVLRPLIEIDIRPIVEKREDLSK, from the coding sequence ATGAATCGGAATCCGTGGTTTGATAATATCAAAGGTTTTCTTGTCATTTTCGTCGTCATCGGTCACATGCTGACGGATTTACGGTTTGATTATGACGGAAAGTTACTCGAAACGGTTTATCTATTGATTTACTCGTTTCATATGCCATTATTCATTATTTTAAGCGGTTATTTCTTCCGCGAAAACAAATATTTGCGTGTCATTCAACTATTTGCCGTCTACTGTGTCTGGCAAATTCTGATCGGTTCCTGGGCGACGCTCGGCGAGGGACTACCGCTCCTGTCCGGTGAAAATATCGGGACACATCTACTGCGCCCGTACTGGGCACTTTGGTATCTGTTCGTCATGGTCGTCTGGTACATCGTGACACCATATGTCGTTCATTTACGCGGGTATGTCTGGTTCGGTCTTGCGTTTGCCTTACTGTACGGATTCGAACTCGAGAACACGGGCTTCTTAGCACTCCGTAAATTAATCATGTTCTATCCTTATTTCTTACTTGGGAATTATTTATCGGAGCATCAGTTCATTCGGATTTTCGAAATGCCGAAGAACTTCAAGCGTCGGATGAACGTCCGCTTGATTGGCGGAATCACGTTCGCAGCTGTCATGGCGTTCCTATTGTTTGAATCATGGCGTGATACACCGCAAGAAATCGTTGATTTCGCAAATGCCTTCAAGCATCGTTTCCCGTACGTCGAACAATATGATAGTGACGCGTGGATTGGTGTCCTTAAGCATAGCGTCATCTATCTTCTGTCGATCGCGGCTTCACTCGGCTTCATGATGTTGGTGCCGATGCGTCGCCTACCGCTCATCACACGCGCTGGAGAACTCAGCCTCTACGTCTACTTGCTCCACGTCTTCTTCGTCATGGCGTGGCGTCAATACGTGACGGATGCCTTCGTACCACAAGCATGGCTTGCCTTACTGATCATGATCGGCGCGGCTTTACTGATCGTTGGTATCATCATACACCCGCTCGTCGTCCGTGTCCTCCGTCCTTTGATTGAGATCGACATTCGCCCGATCGTCGAGAAACGGGAAGACCTTTCAAAATAA
- a CDS encoding SGNH/GDSL hydrolase family protein has translation MKKTLLILSVVLNVVLLALLLGRKPLELFESVLPATSTTPVTTFQYDKNPNYVRLNSLFHTYQYPKSANAVMLGDSMTNFADWRILMEDPTIINFGIPGDTTEGFLTRLDLIIEMKPKRVFLMGGINDIRHYTPIPQITENMTTIVTTLRKNNIDVVIQSTVPVAPKYSDSVRINRDVEALNRNLQNLAQSLEVPFVDLRPALTNKQGYLQNRMTYDGLHLVGGGYLRWSDALKPYALKTDLTANN, from the coding sequence ATGAAAAAGACACTCCTGATTCTATCTGTCGTCTTGAACGTCGTTCTCCTTGCATTGTTACTGGGACGTAAACCGCTCGAACTATTCGAAAGCGTCTTACCTGCAACGAGTACGACTCCAGTCACGACCTTCCAATACGATAAGAATCCGAACTATGTCCGTCTGAATAGTCTATTCCATACTTATCAATACCCAAAATCCGCGAACGCTGTCATGTTAGGTGACTCGATGACGAATTTTGCCGATTGGCGCATCTTGATGGAAGATCCGACGATCATTAACTTCGGGATTCCCGGCGATACGACAGAAGGATTCCTGACGCGTCTCGACTTGATCATCGAGATGAAACCAAAACGCGTCTTCTTGATGGGTGGTATCAATGATATCCGTCACTATACACCCATTCCACAAATTACCGAGAACATGACGACGATCGTGACGACACTTCGAAAAAATAACATCGACGTCGTTATCCAGTCAACCGTTCCTGTAGCTCCTAAATATTCCGACTCCGTCCGAATCAACCGGGATGTCGAAGCATTGAATCGGAATTTACAAAATCTAGCGCAGTCGCTTGAAGTACCATTCGTCGACTTGCGACCAGCCTTGACGAACAAACAAGGATACCTGCAAAATCGGATGACGTACGATGGACTCCATCTCGTTGGTGGCGGTTATCTCCGCTGGAGCGATGCACTGAAGCCATACGCACTCAAAACTGATTTGACAGCAAATAACTAA
- a CDS encoding Asp23/Gls24 family envelope stress response protein: MSYNLNNADGVVNVSQQVIEVIAGVAVQETEGIAFTADDSKLQEKQMVKLVKVEDVGGDITVSLSVHIKYGMSIIKTAGKVQERIAQDMENMLAFQPKAINVRVIGLLKG, translated from the coding sequence ATGTCATATAATTTAAATAACGCAGATGGTGTCGTGAACGTCTCGCAACAAGTCATCGAGGTCATCGCAGGCGTTGCTGTTCAAGAAACGGAAGGCATCGCGTTTACAGCAGATGATTCGAAACTGCAGGAAAAACAGATGGTCAAACTTGTGAAAGTCGAAGATGTCGGCGGCGATATCACAGTTAGCTTGTCCGTCCATATCAAATACGGCATGTCGATCATCAAGACAGCTGGAAAAGTCCAAGAACGGATCGCGCAAGACATGGAAAACATGCTCGCGTTCCAACCAAAAGCAATCAACGTCCGTGTCATCGGACTCTTAAAAGGATAA
- a CDS encoding alpha/beta hydrolase, translating into MIHLYQAPKTADAPIFLLLHGTGGTEQDLVGLVSLLNPEAGYLSVRGEVSENGMPRFFKRLAEGVFDEEDLALRTARLIQFLREQAVERDFAIDRLIPVGYSNGANIAANMMFEEALFQQAILLHPMVPRRGVTLPDLSNVRVFIGAGSNDPICPAQETEELSALLTEAGATVDVTWSNYGHQLVMPTIEAATDWLTH; encoded by the coding sequence ATGATTCATTTATATCAAGCACCAAAAACAGCAGATGCACCGATCTTTTTACTATTACACGGAACAGGCGGGACGGAACAAGATCTTGTTGGACTCGTCTCTTTGTTAAATCCAGAAGCGGGTTACTTGTCCGTCCGTGGGGAAGTCTCGGAAAACGGAATGCCACGGTTCTTCAAACGACTCGCTGAAGGTGTTTTCGATGAAGAAGACCTCGCTTTACGAACAGCACGATTGATTCAATTTTTACGCGAGCAGGCAGTAGAACGTGATTTTGCCATCGATCGTCTGATTCCGGTCGGCTATTCGAACGGAGCGAACATTGCAGCGAATATGATGTTTGAAGAAGCACTATTTCAACAAGCAATTCTACTTCATCCGATGGTACCGCGTCGCGGAGTGACGTTACCTGACTTATCGAACGTCCGTGTCTTCATCGGAGCCGGCAGCAATGATCCGATTTGTCCGGCTCAGGAAACGGAAGAGTTGTCAGCACTCTTGACGGAGGCCGGTGCAACGGTCGACGTCACGTGGTCGAATTACGGTCACCAACTTGTCATGCCAACGATCGAAGCAGCAACGGATTGGTTAACACACTAA